One window of Paenibacillus albicereus genomic DNA carries:
- a CDS encoding ABC transporter ATP-binding protein: MSQAVPSAPKRPRAEAAAKAPLWPMFRRLYLSIKGQWPLLLAAWTATACIAALQFVIPRLTQHAIDRVIPERDFSMLLPLAGGIMGTAVLLGVFGYVSSYAFAKAGQRTVLDIRTSLFRHLQSLDIAYFDRRRTGELMSRLTSDVNQLQQMVSAGTMGILTDAVTFAAVAAFMLWQNWQLTAALLALFPLMLLAARMYGGRLRRSYRRVQDTVADMSGQLQDSLSQIRLVKAFAAEERENERFAELGRANQEANLAATRFSALFGPAIDLLQYAGMAFVLAFGSWQAMRGDMTAGEVVAFLAYLRLLQNPVRRFSRLMSTVQQSAAAYDRIVETMSAEPDVSDRPGAGELRLAAGEVRFERIRFGYGNPEADAPLLDGFSLRLEPGRTTALVGSSGAGKSTIAHLLLRYYEVWDGRIAIDGQDVRDVTQASLRRQIGIVTQETMLRSGTVRDNLLYGRPDAGEREMVAAAEAAFAHGFIEALPQGYDTEIGERGVRLSGGQKQRLAIARTLLADPRLVVLDEATASLDTESEALIQEALGALLKDRTCLVIAHRLSTVRSASRIVVLEAGRIVESGAHDELMACPAGRYRSLYERQFPQASADGEAV; the protein is encoded by the coding sequence ATGAGCCAAGCCGTCCCATCCGCGCCGAAGCGTCCGCGTGCCGAAGCGGCGGCCAAAGCGCCCCTCTGGCCGATGTTCCGCCGGCTGTACCTGTCCATCAAGGGCCAATGGCCGCTGCTGCTGGCCGCCTGGACGGCCACCGCCTGCATCGCGGCGCTGCAGTTCGTCATTCCGCGGCTGACGCAGCATGCGATCGACCGGGTCATTCCCGAGCGGGACTTCTCCATGCTGCTGCCGCTCGCCGGCGGCATCATGGGGACGGCCGTGCTGCTCGGCGTCTTCGGCTACGTCAGCAGCTATGCGTTCGCCAAGGCCGGGCAGCGCACCGTGCTGGACATCCGCACTTCGCTGTTCCGCCATCTGCAAAGCCTCGACATCGCCTACTTCGACCGGCGGCGTACCGGCGAGCTCATGTCCCGGCTGACGAGCGACGTGAACCAGCTGCAGCAGATGGTCAGCGCCGGCACGATGGGCATCCTCACCGACGCCGTCACGTTCGCCGCCGTCGCGGCGTTCATGCTGTGGCAGAACTGGCAGCTGACCGCCGCGCTGCTCGCCCTGTTCCCGCTCATGCTGCTCGCGGCGCGCATGTACGGCGGCCGGCTGCGCCGCAGCTACCGCCGCGTGCAGGACACCGTCGCGGACATGAGCGGCCAGCTGCAGGACAGCCTTTCGCAGATCCGTCTGGTCAAGGCGTTCGCCGCGGAGGAGCGCGAGAACGAGCGCTTCGCCGAGCTCGGCCGGGCCAATCAGGAGGCCAATCTGGCCGCCACCCGCTTCTCGGCCCTGTTCGGGCCGGCGATCGACCTGCTCCAGTATGCCGGCATGGCGTTCGTGCTCGCCTTCGGCTCCTGGCAGGCGATGCGCGGCGACATGACGGCCGGCGAGGTCGTCGCCTTCCTCGCTTACTTGCGGCTGCTGCAAAATCCGGTCCGCCGCTTCAGCCGTCTCATGAGCACGGTGCAGCAGTCGGCGGCCGCCTACGACCGAATCGTCGAGACGATGAGCGCCGAGCCCGACGTCTCCGACCGTCCCGGCGCCGGCGAGCTTCGGCTGGCAGCAGGCGAGGTCCGCTTCGAGCGGATCCGCTTCGGCTACGGCAACCCCGAGGCTGACGCGCCTCTGCTGGACGGCTTCAGCCTGCGCCTCGAGCCGGGACGGACGACCGCGCTCGTCGGCTCCTCCGGCGCGGGCAAGTCTACGATCGCCCATCTGCTGCTGCGCTACTACGAGGTCTGGGACGGCCGCATCGCCATCGACGGCCAGGACGTGCGGGACGTGACGCAGGCGTCGCTGCGCCGACAGATCGGCATCGTGACGCAGGAGACGATGCTCCGCAGCGGAACGGTGCGCGACAACCTGCTGTACGGCCGGCCGGACGCCGGCGAGCGCGAGATGGTCGCAGCCGCCGAGGCCGCCTTCGCCCACGGCTTCATCGAGGCGCTGCCGCAAGGCTACGACACCGAGATCGGCGAGCGCGGCGTGCGCCTCTCCGGCGGCCAGAAGCAGCGGCTCGCGATCGCGCGGACGCTGCTCGCGGACCCGCGCCTCGTCGTGCTCGACGAGGCGACCGCCTCGCTCGACACGGAGTCCGAGGCGCTCATCCAGGAGGCGCTCGGCGCGCTGCTGAAGGACCGCACCTGCCTCGTCATCGCGCACCGGCTGTCGACGGTCCGCAGCGCGAGCCGGATCGTCGTGCTGGAGGCGGGACGCATCGTGGAGAGCGGCGCTCACGACGAGCTGATGGCCTGTCCCGCAGGCCGCTACCGCAGCCTGTACGAGCGCCAATTCCCCCAAGCTTCGGCAGACGGCGAGGCCGTATGA
- a CDS encoding MFS transporter: MKRLSSRARGQKAALLALASVPLIMTLGNSMLIPVLPGIQAALGITPLQSSLLITVYSVMAILLIPIAGYLSDRVGRRKVIVPSLVLAGAGGAICGWAGGWEGVWTGAGDGAYGWILAGRLLQGMGAAGAMPIVLPLVGDMFRSEAQVSAGLGLIETANTFGKVLSPILGSALAILAWQAPFWSIPALCAVSLLLLLTLVRVPARPSEPPPPAGEFLAKAWRLYRSNARWLTALFLIGGLAMFILFGLLFYLSETLEKEHGLHGIRKGLVLAIPLAVLCTASFAAGKAIGKHKPAMKWTIAGGCALAAAGIAACLPLEATAARVACLSVAGLGIGAALPCLDAFLTEGIAKEERGTITSLYSSMRFVGVAAGPPVASLLLRGSVPLLLGVMAACAAAAGALALLLRARQTQRQPDAPRAKLLAARERARRRGAGAR; the protein is encoded by the coding sequence TTGAAACGTCTGTCTTCCCGAGCGCGGGGGCAGAAGGCCGCTCTGCTGGCCCTCGCCTCCGTGCCGCTCATCATGACGCTCGGCAACTCCATGCTCATCCCGGTGCTGCCCGGCATCCAAGCCGCTCTCGGCATCACGCCTCTGCAATCGAGCCTGCTCATCACCGTCTACTCCGTCATGGCGATCCTGCTCATCCCGATCGCCGGCTATCTGTCCGACCGCGTCGGCCGGCGCAAGGTCATCGTCCCGAGCCTCGTCCTGGCGGGCGCGGGAGGGGCGATCTGCGGCTGGGCGGGCGGCTGGGAAGGCGTTTGGACCGGCGCGGGCGACGGCGCCTACGGCTGGATTCTCGCCGGCCGGCTGCTGCAGGGCATGGGCGCGGCCGGCGCGATGCCGATCGTGCTGCCGCTCGTCGGCGACATGTTCCGCAGCGAGGCGCAGGTCAGCGCCGGCCTCGGCCTGATCGAGACGGCCAACACGTTCGGCAAGGTGCTGAGCCCGATTCTCGGCTCGGCGCTGGCGATCCTTGCCTGGCAGGCGCCGTTCTGGTCGATTCCGGCGCTGTGCGCCGTCTCCCTGCTCCTGCTGCTGACGCTCGTGCGCGTGCCCGCCCGCCCGTCGGAGCCGCCCCCGCCCGCCGGCGAGTTCCTGGCCAAGGCGTGGCGGCTGTACCGTTCCAATGCGCGCTGGCTGACCGCGCTGTTCCTGATCGGCGGCCTTGCCATGTTCATCCTGTTCGGCCTGCTGTTCTACCTGTCGGAGACGCTGGAAAAAGAACACGGCCTGCACGGCATCCGCAAGGGCCTCGTGCTGGCCATCCCTTTGGCCGTGCTGTGCACGGCCTCGTTCGCCGCCGGCAAGGCGATCGGCAAGCATAAGCCGGCGATGAAATGGACGATCGCCGGCGGCTGCGCGCTGGCCGCGGCGGGCATCGCCGCCTGCCTGCCGCTGGAGGCGACGGCCGCGCGCGTCGCTTGCCTGAGCGTCGCCGGACTCGGCATCGGCGCCGCCCTGCCCTGCCTCGATGCCTTCCTCACCGAAGGCATCGCCAAAGAAGAGCGCGGCACGATCACCTCGCTCTACAGCAGCATGCGCTTCGTCGGCGTAGCGGCCGGGCCGCCCGTCGCCTCGCTGCTGCTGCGCGGCTCCGTGCCGCTGCTGCTCGGCGTCATGGCCGCCTGCGCCGCGGCGGCCGGCGCGCTGGCGCTGCTGCTGCGCGCCCGCCAGACGCAGCGGCAGCCAGACGCGCCGCGCGCCAAGCTGCTCGCCGCCCGCGAGCGCGCGCGGCGGCGCGGGGCGGGAGCCCGCTAG
- a CDS encoding oxidoreductase, producing MGIPTGLIGYGLSGAVFHAPLIAAEEGLTLTGVVTSQRERVLEDYPDVQVHDDVESLLASGVELVVVASPNTFHYEHARSAILAGKHVVVEKPFTNTSKEAEELIALAREKGVQLSVFHNRRWDNDFLTVQQVLASGGIGRISVYEAHYDRYAPEVEVETAWRDQPLPGSGILYDLGSHLIDQTVQLLGMPETIWADLRLDREGAVTVDYFHLVLGYPQSRAILRAGTLVRQAGPRYMVHGERGSYIKYGLDPQEDQLKSGKRPGDEGWGADKPECYGELTTAVGELTVRTKVDTLPGRYEDFYRGIAEAIRSGAPAPVPPEDALGVIRLIEAARRSAKEKRVIELAADAVMA from the coding sequence ATGGGGATTCCAACGGGATTGATCGGCTACGGGCTGTCCGGCGCGGTTTTCCATGCGCCGCTGATCGCGGCCGAGGAGGGCTTGACGCTGACCGGCGTCGTCACCTCGCAGAGGGAGCGGGTGCTGGAGGACTACCCGGACGTGCAGGTCCATGACGATGTCGAGTCGCTGCTCGCGAGCGGCGTCGAGCTGGTCGTCGTGGCGAGTCCGAATACGTTCCACTACGAGCATGCCCGCAGCGCCATCCTTGCCGGCAAGCATGTCGTCGTGGAGAAGCCTTTCACCAACACGTCCAAGGAAGCGGAGGAGCTGATCGCGCTTGCGCGCGAGAAAGGCGTTCAGCTGAGCGTGTTCCACAATCGCCGCTGGGACAACGACTTCCTGACCGTGCAGCAGGTGCTGGCCTCCGGGGGCATCGGGCGGATCTCCGTCTATGAGGCGCATTATGACCGCTACGCGCCCGAGGTGGAGGTCGAGACGGCGTGGCGCGACCAGCCGCTGCCGGGCTCGGGCATCCTGTACGATCTCGGCTCGCATCTGATCGACCAGACGGTGCAGCTGCTCGGCATGCCGGAGACGATCTGGGCCGATCTGCGGCTAGACCGGGAGGGCGCGGTGACGGTCGATTATTTCCACCTCGTGCTCGGCTATCCCCAGTCGCGGGCGATCCTGCGCGCCGGCACGCTCGTGCGCCAGGCGGGTCCGCGCTACATGGTGCATGGGGAGAGAGGCAGCTACATCAAGTACGGGCTCGATCCGCAGGAGGACCAGCTCAAGAGCGGCAAGCGTCCCGGGGACGAAGGCTGGGGCGCCGACAAGCCGGAGTGCTACGGCGAGCTTACGACGGCTGTCGGCGAGCTGACCGTGCGCACCAAGGTCGATACGCTGCCCGGCCGCTACGAGGACTTCTACCGCGGCATCGCCGAGGCGATCCGAAGCGGCGCTCCGGCGCCGGTGCCGCCGGAGGACGCGCTCGGCGTCATCCGGCTGATCGAGGCGGCGCGCCGCAGCGCCAAGGAGAAGCGCGTCATCGAGCTGGCCGCGGACGCGGTCATGGCTTAG
- a CDS encoding winged helix-turn-helix domain-containing protein gives MQTIFSEEDLQRIAETHLHGHGAAGLAEAGPDALRGGSAGMAAEAPSAWPRSEPSPARGARDERDPDEAAVEAEPILCASTRRIVLISPYPNLLHELIRDLSAACYDVLVFHRVDDLVLHSLQADLYLLDAGAANVLGSDPGFRTFIADPAKRRRALAIKPQRGQAAYGGKSARQAAEAWQLASAAPHEMLERVGQHLLRELAADAAADEGVAGFKDLVVDTKRMAVFRSGSRVDLTKTEYELLLHFIRAEGAVLTRDHLMEEIWGAAFFGNSNVVDVHVKSLRRKLGDSAVRPSYIETVRGVGYRLAD, from the coding sequence ATGCAGACGATATTCAGCGAGGAGGACCTGCAGCGGATCGCGGAGACGCATCTGCATGGGCATGGTGCGGCCGGGTTGGCGGAGGCGGGCCCGGATGCGCTCCGCGGAGGCTCCGCCGGCATGGCTGCGGAGGCTCCGTCCGCATGGCCGCGCTCCGAGCCGTCGCCCGCGCGCGGCGCGCGGGACGAGCGCGACCCTGACGAGGCGGCGGTCGAAGCGGAGCCGATCCTATGCGCCTCGACCCGCCGCATCGTGCTCATCAGCCCGTATCCCAACCTGCTGCATGAGCTGATCCGCGACCTGTCGGCCGCCTGCTACGACGTGCTCGTGTTCCACCGCGTGGACGATCTCGTCCTGCACAGCCTGCAGGCCGACCTGTACCTGCTCGACGCCGGGGCGGCCAACGTGCTCGGCTCGGACCCCGGCTTCCGCACATTCATCGCCGATCCGGCCAAGCGCCGCCGGGCGCTCGCCATCAAGCCGCAGCGGGGCCAGGCGGCGTACGGCGGCAAGTCCGCCCGCCAGGCGGCGGAGGCCTGGCAGCTCGCCTCCGCTGCGCCGCACGAGATGCTCGAGCGCGTCGGCCAGCACCTGCTGCGGGAGCTGGCCGCGGACGCCGCGGCGGACGAGGGCGTGGCGGGCTTCAAGGATCTGGTCGTCGATACGAAGCGCATGGCGGTCTTCCGCTCCGGCTCCCGGGTCGACCTGACCAAGACGGAATACGAGCTGCTGCTCCACTTCATCCGGGCCGAGGGCGCGGTGCTCACCCGCGACCACCTCATGGAGGAGATTTGGGGCGCGGCGTTTTTCGGCAACAGCAACGTCGTCGACGTGCATGTCAAAAGCTTGCGGCGCAAGCTCGGCGACAGCGCCGTCCGCCCGAGCTACATCGAGACCGTACGCGGCGTCGGCTACCGGCTCGCCGATTAG
- a CDS encoding ABC transporter ATP-binding protein → MAETKPPRGLSAAALALSLVATVAGLVVPLATKQFIDGFSLSQLTGGHIALLAVFFLLQAAGGAYSSYLLARIGQHVVAQLRERLWRKLMALPVPYYDRHQTGETVSRMTSDTLVVRGLITDHLVGFVTGLISAAGALVLLLLLDWRMTLILLVAIPLLAAIMVPLGIRMHRIAKATQDETAGFSGHLNNVVSEVRLVKASGAEERELGEGMAGIRRLQALGVREGATAALVGPSISLTIMTMLVVIIGCGGVRVSSGAITAGDLVAFILYLMQIILPLSQVAVFFTQFNKAMGATERINVMLAEPEERFGQGAELARADRPIVAEGLGFAYAGGEPILKGVGFTLQPGQVTAIVGPSGGGKTTLFSLLERYYEPTEGRLRLGEEPIESYSLASWRARIGYVAQESPLMAGTIRDNMTYGIEREPSEEELREAARLAYADEFIDGLPEGYDTQVGERGIKLSGGQRQRIGIARALLRAPDLLLLDEATSALDSQSEIVVQQALGNLMEGRTTVVIAHRLSTVVDADQILFVEKGRITGRGTHEELLASHELYREFAERQLRSAADAGGERQP, encoded by the coding sequence ATCGCCGAGACGAAGCCGCCGCGCGGGCTGTCCGCGGCCGCGCTGGCGCTCAGCCTGGTGGCCACGGTCGCCGGGCTCGTCGTGCCGCTCGCGACCAAGCAGTTCATCGACGGCTTCAGCCTGAGCCAGCTGACAGGCGGGCATATCGCGCTGCTGGCCGTCTTTTTCCTGCTGCAGGCCGCCGGCGGGGCGTACTCCAGCTACCTGCTCGCGCGCATCGGCCAGCATGTCGTCGCCCAGCTGCGCGAGCGGCTCTGGCGCAAGCTGATGGCGCTGCCCGTGCCGTACTACGACCGCCACCAGACCGGCGAGACGGTCAGCCGCATGACGAGCGACACGCTCGTCGTGCGCGGCCTCATCACGGACCATCTCGTCGGCTTCGTCACCGGCCTCATCTCGGCGGCCGGCGCGCTCGTCCTGCTGCTGCTGCTCGACTGGCGGATGACGCTCATCCTGCTCGTCGCGATTCCGCTGCTCGCCGCCATCATGGTGCCGCTGGGCATCCGCATGCACCGCATCGCCAAGGCGACGCAGGACGAGACGGCCGGCTTCTCCGGCCACCTCAACAACGTCGTCTCCGAGGTGCGGCTCGTAAAGGCTTCCGGCGCGGAGGAGCGCGAGCTGGGCGAGGGAATGGCCGGCATCCGCCGCCTGCAGGCGCTCGGCGTGCGCGAAGGCGCGACGGCCGCGCTGGTCGGGCCGTCGATCTCGCTGACGATCATGACGATGCTCGTCGTCATCATCGGCTGCGGCGGCGTGCGCGTCTCCTCAGGCGCGATCACGGCGGGCGACCTCGTCGCCTTCATCCTATACCTGATGCAGATCATCCTGCCGCTCAGCCAGGTCGCCGTCTTCTTCACCCAGTTCAACAAGGCGATGGGCGCGACCGAGCGCATCAACGTCATGCTCGCGGAGCCGGAGGAGCGGTTCGGCCAAGGCGCGGAGCTGGCGCGGGCCGACCGGCCGATCGTCGCCGAAGGGCTCGGCTTCGCCTACGCCGGAGGCGAGCCGATCCTCAAGGGCGTCGGCTTCACGCTGCAGCCGGGGCAGGTGACGGCGATCGTCGGGCCGAGCGGCGGCGGCAAGACGACGCTGTTCTCGCTGCTCGAGCGCTATTACGAGCCGACCGAAGGAAGGCTGCGGCTCGGGGAGGAGCCGATCGAGTCGTACTCGCTGGCGAGCTGGCGCGCGCGCATCGGGTACGTCGCGCAGGAAAGCCCGCTCATGGCCGGCACGATCCGCGACAACATGACCTACGGCATCGAGCGCGAGCCCTCGGAGGAGGAGCTGCGCGAGGCGGCCCGCCTCGCCTATGCCGACGAGTTCATCGACGGGCTGCCGGAAGGCTACGACACGCAGGTGGGCGAGCGCGGCATCAAGCTGTCCGGAGGCCAGCGCCAGCGCATCGGCATCGCCCGGGCGCTGCTGCGCGCGCCGGATCTGCTGCTGCTCGACGAGGCGACGAGCGCGCTCGACAGCCAGTCGGAGATCGTCGTGCAGCAGGCGCTCGGCAACCTGATGGAGGGCCGGACGACGGTCGTCATCGCGCATCGCCTGTCGACGGTCGTGGATGCGGATCAGATCCTGTTCGTCGAAAAGGGCCGGATCACCGGGCGAGGCACGCATGAGGAGCTGCTCGCCTCGCATGAGCTGTACCGCGAGTTCGCCGAGCGCCAGCTGCGCAGCGCAGCCGATGCGGGCGGCGAGCGGCAGCCGTAG
- a CDS encoding stalk domain-containing protein, with translation MSVVPSRRLTAAALASVLLAGAALSGPAAASASPIGPAASPPPSAGAGATSAPSLLAAAPAGVSAAPSAAAPSAAAAPELSAAAPAKPFPLPLPLAAGMDAAASPAPKLFPLASAAAPVGASSAAAPAPLAAKLYASVPLAAPAAAVPYASAAASATILLDGFPLAFPAAPQLVRGTTMVPFRAIAEALNVPVVWDAKARTVTANKPLADGSRRSVLLRVGSKQAQLDGQAAALAQAPVQSGGSVLVPLSFFSSAFGARVSWDGAVKTVRIQSPAERVYVKGYYAISSFSQVKYLDRFDSVSFGWGRIGEDGKLTLSGKDFYWPSASGATTPESIVADATAAGVNTQFMVFGVDGRGELTKLLGDPALRTEAIQSIVSTASIGGFRSIALDFEGLGLTGDKAAAKQSFTRFVTELRTASKAAGLGLSLALHPLNGAFGGYDYKALAQQSDEIVIMAYAYEGEKGPEPLVRVDEAIRLALKETDRSKLLLGISMGSETAASLRGPAGLAKRYGLKGIALWRLGAGLVDASSLKALEGTVQLRKPVEG, from the coding sequence ATGTCCGTTGTCCCATCCCGCCGTCTGACCGCTGCCGCGCTCGCCTCTGTCCTGCTGGCTGGAGCCGCCCTGTCCGGCCCGGCGGCAGCGAGCGCCTCGCCGATCGGCCCGGCTGCGTCGCCGCCTCCCTCCGCTGGCGCGGGCGCTACATCGGCGCCAAGCCTGCTTGCGGCGGCCCCTGCCGGCGTATCGGCCGCCCCTTCTGCCGCTGCTCCTTCCGCCGCCGCTGCGCCCGAGCTCTCGGCAGCGGCCCCGGCAAAGCCGTTCCCGCTGCCGCTGCCGCTGGCGGCCGGGATGGACGCCGCCGCTTCGCCTGCGCCGAAGCTGTTCCCGCTGGCGTCCGCCGCCGCGCCCGTTGGAGCCTCCTCCGCTGCCGCTCCGGCTCCGCTCGCGGCCAAGCTGTACGCGTCCGTGCCGCTGGCCGCGCCTGCGGCTGCGGTGCCGTATGCCTCTGCTGCCGCCTCGGCGACCATTCTGCTCGACGGCTTCCCGCTCGCTTTTCCTGCGGCGCCCCAGCTCGTCCGGGGCACGACGATGGTGCCGTTCCGCGCCATCGCCGAAGCCCTGAACGTGCCGGTCGTCTGGGACGCCAAGGCGAGGACGGTCACCGCGAACAAGCCGCTCGCGGACGGCAGCCGGCGCTCCGTGCTGCTGCGCGTAGGCAGCAAGCAGGCGCAGCTGGACGGCCAGGCGGCCGCGCTCGCCCAGGCTCCGGTGCAGAGCGGCGGCAGCGTGCTCGTGCCGCTGAGCTTTTTCAGCAGCGCCTTCGGCGCTCGGGTGAGCTGGGACGGCGCGGTCAAGACGGTGCGCATCCAGTCGCCGGCCGAGCGCGTCTACGTCAAGGGCTATTATGCGATCAGCTCGTTCTCGCAGGTGAAGTATCTCGACCGCTTCGACTCGGTGTCCTTCGGCTGGGGACGGATCGGCGAGGACGGCAAGCTGACGCTCAGCGGCAAGGACTTCTACTGGCCGAGCGCGAGCGGCGCCACGACGCCGGAGAGCATCGTCGCCGACGCGACGGCGGCGGGCGTGAACACGCAGTTCATGGTGTTCGGCGTCGACGGGCGCGGCGAGCTGACCAAGCTGCTCGGCGACCCGGCGCTGCGGACGGAAGCGATCCAGAGCATCGTGTCGACGGCATCGATCGGCGGCTTCCGCAGCATCGCGCTCGACTTCGAGGGGCTCGGGCTGACGGGGGACAAGGCGGCGGCCAAGCAGTCGTTCACGCGCTTCGTCACCGAGCTCCGGACCGCTTCCAAGGCAGCGGGGCTCGGCTTGTCGCTGGCGCTCCATCCGCTCAACGGAGCCTTCGGCGGGTATGACTACAAGGCGCTCGCCCAGCAGTCGGACGAGATCGTCATCATGGCCTATGCATACGAGGGGGAAAAAGGTCCGGAGCCGCTCGTCCGCGTGGACGAGGCGATCCGGCTGGCGCTGAAGGAGACCGATCGCAGCAAGCTGCTGCTCGGCATCTCGATGGGCAGCGAGACGGCCGCCTCGCTGCGCGGTCCGGCCGGGCTCGCCAAGCGCTACGGCCTCAAGGGCATCGCGCTCTGGCGTCTCGGCGCCGGACTCGTCGACGCGAGCTCGCTCAAGGCGCTCGAAGGAACCGTTCAGCTGCGCAAGCCGGTGGAGGGCTAG